The nucleotide window TTCAAGATGGCCCTTGAGGTAACACACAGATATCTTCAAGAAGAAAGCGCAGTGGCAGCCTTTAATGGTTTGTACCTTTATATTCTTACGTGTTCCACTGCTGCTTTAGCAGTTCACAgtataaggaaataaaacacaggtgGGGAGAGAAGTGCTGCCAGTGGCGCTTGTGATTCAGGAGCTGCTAGCTTCCTGGCTTTTGTCATGAGGCAGAGTAAAGAAGTTGTGTAAATAAATTGTGCTGCCGGGCAAAATACAGTCTGTGTGTCGATGAGACCTTTGCCATGGATGAGCTACGGCATGCTGTATAGAGGAAGTGGGGCCCTTCCTTAGTGTTTGCCTGCctgttttctttaggaaaatgaGTAGTGGCTGTGGGAGGAGAACCTGCCCACGAAGACTTCGGTTCTGGGATGGGAGATCTGTGGGCTGCGACTTGCTGTGAGACTGTGAAAGTGTTTCAGTGGTTGCGTCTGCCATTTTACCCTTCCTCACACACCTACCAGCCTCGATGAGACAGCGTTGAGGGCTAAAAGCAGCGGAGTTTGGCTTGAAACCACCATTTGATGATCCTCTGTAGCAACTGGCAGTTATGCTGACATctacctttttttatttaattctgaaatgcCGTTTGGATAATGTGAAGTGCAGCATGAATCAAAATTTTAGGATGAGCTCAGTTTTAGggatgaaaatgcaaatatatagCATAAAGTAGGCAGCGGGAATTGGGCAAGGCCTAAGAGACAAAGTGAAAGGTCACTTTTTCAGCTGTAATATTGCCCTCAGTGGCAAAACGGACTGAGCATTTGTTAAAACTtgagaaatattaaaagcaaaggtGACCTAAAAGTGCTCTGTTTGGCAGTAAATGCTGCATGTACTGGTCTTGAAGCAGAAATGAATTCTTGCTGCTATTTCATTCGGAAAAGCTAAATGCCACCCTCAGATACTATGTTTAAATATCAGCAATACAGCACCAAATATTTGTGCATGCTAAATTGCAAGGAAATTGTTTTTTCAGCGCAAAAAGAACAACCTCATGAAGTACAATTGCTTCTCTGATGAGGACAAATTGAACGCAGTTTGACTGATCTGTTTTCTATTAAACATAGTCTCCTCTCTATCTTTTAGGTCTAATTGAATGTGAAGAGCCAAATAACCGCCTGGATAAGTTTGCAGGAACGTTATTCTGGAGAAACATGAGTTATCCCCTGGATGCCGATAAGATTTTGTTGCGTGGATGTAAAATCAGGAACACAGACTTCTGCCACGGAGTGGTTGTATTTGCAGGTATTTATGAACTGAACATGTGTAACATTAACCGACTAGAAGCATGCCCTGTAGAGTGAACATGGACTGTATTTTATGTTCCACTTTTGTAAAATAGCAATGCTAGCACAGAGCGttttgtatcttttctttttttttttctttattttttaggtGCTgatacaaaaataatgaaaaatagtggaaagacaaaatttaaaagGACCAAAATTGACTCCCTTTTGAATTACATGGTTTATACTGTaagcctttttctttaaaattctgatGCTTGAATTCATTTTAAAGTGAATAGAGGGGGATATGTGATTTATGTCAAGCCAATCTTTCTAGCATGTCACAGGCCTCTCTGTGTGCACTGCAGATCATTGTCCTCCTCATCCTGCTGTCGGCCGGCCTTGCCATTGGCCACACTTACTGGGAGCAGCAAATCGGCAACTCCTCATGGTACCTCTACGATGGAGAAGACTTCAGTCCTCCATATCGTGGCTTCCTTAACTTTTGGGGCTATGTCATTGTTTTGAACACCATGGTTCCAATTTCCCTCTATGTGAGGTAGGCAGATAACTTGGCTTTTAATTGCGGAACCAGTGATGGGATTGATTTACTTAATTTACTGGTTAACGGTGAATGGACTTGGTAATGAATCATTTTGCCTTTGTCAAACCTCTCTGTAACGTATTTGAAgtcctccatcctcctccccactcttctccaaactgTACTTGAGCACTATTCCCAAGCAGGATTACCGTTTGGAATGGCAGCAGCATCATCGGCACTTTTGGCTTGATGAGGGTGTAGAGGCTTTTTCCCCATTACTGTGGTGGTGATGAAGCTGAGCTGTAGTCTGACCTCTGTTTGAGTGGCCCGTCCAGGAGTGATAGTACTCTTTAATCTGCTGATGTAATTAATTAGTTTGTCTTAAACTCTTGGGCTGTATGAGCAATGGAAAACAGTCAGAGTCCCCTGGATCTGGTAATATGTGATTGTTTCCAAACATGAGGTGCAGTTGGGagtgagaaaatgcattttattccATTTAGCGTTGAAGTGATCCGTTTGGGCCAGAGCTATTTCATAAACTGGGACTTACAGATGTATTACCCAGAGAAGGACACAACCGCCAAGGCCAGGACCACTACGCTGAATGAGCAGCTGGGGCAGATCCACTACATCTTCTCGGACAAGACCGGAACACTCACACAGAACATCATGACCTTCAAAAAATGTTGCATAAATGGCCAAAGATACGGTAAGTCTGTGCCATGCTGCTGTCCCCTGTAGTGAAAACTATGGCTAGCCCAGGAGTTGTGATTTGTGACAGAAATGCCAGGGGAAGACCCTGCAAATCCCTCTCTGGCACAGCTGACAACCTCAtgtcatggaatcacagaattatagaaacagaatcataggatcattaaggttggaaaagccctctcagttcatccagtccaactaccagcccaacaccaccatgcccattaaaccatgtcctgaagtgccagggctgcactttttttttaactccttgaaggatggagattccaccactgccctgggcagcctattccatACAAATGAACAGGAATTgtaatgtttgtttaaaatcagTTGCCTGTGAGTCGCTTTAGCTTCAACTGACCTTCCACAATTTTGCCATAGCATGGAGTGAAGCTCCAGTAAAACTGAATTGTTGGGGTTTTCCCACCGTTTTCCACTTTAAAAAGGAGAAGCTGACGGGCCTGAGTGGAAACTTCCCTTTAGGAAAGTCAGAAATGAGTAATTTACAGGAGTCTGTTTTTGGTCTAAATGCTTCAGGGACAAAATTAATCTGCTAACAAATAAGCAGATTTAATAAGAacatcaggttttttttgtttcagtgttagTGAATGAGTTGTAAGAACTTTGTTACTCTGTCCCATGCCTTCTCGCATTGCAGGAGACTGCCGGGATGGAGCAGGGCAACTTCAGGGCTACCCAGAGGTAGGTCGCTCCGATCTGGTGAGTCGCTGCAGTCTGTAGCACAGGGAAAGTGTGAAGAGATGCAGGTAGGCACGTGGTAATTGTGCATGAGGAAACTCAAACTCTCCCTTCTTCTGTTTGCTAAGCAGCAAGTGGATTTCAGCTGGAACACGTATGCAGATGGGAAGTTCTCGTTCTGTGATCACTACCTGATAGAGCAAATAAAATCTGGAAAGGAGCCAGAGATTCAAAAGttcctttttctgcttgcaGTTTGTCACACGGTCATGGTTGATGCTTCTGATGGTTagtgtgtttgggttttattcttttgtaCGGAAAAACAATAATTCAAATCCCTTTGCCCAAATGAGAGGTCAAAAACAAATGCCAATCCCATAAGTGAGGAGTGTGAAGCTGcttgtttaaattaaatcataGCAAGAGCCGGTTCCTGGTGCTGCAGTTACCTGACCTTTGTGGAAAGCAGGTTACAAAAGGGAAGGGAACAGGTTGTACagagttttgtgttttcatgttACGGGTCTTCTTTCCCTACAAATACTCTTTAAAGCCTCAAAATCATAAACCCTCAGTAAAATGCTAATGCTATTAGCATAGGCTGTGGTTCCACACACATTGGTGAAAGAACAAACACTACTGGACGCTTGTTTCCATTGTGGAAAAACAAGTGTTTTCAACGCAAGGATTTCAAAGAATCGTAGATtccttaaggttggaaaagccctctaagctcatccagtccaaccatcagctcaaTCCCaccgtgcccactaaaccatgtcccaaagtgccgcAGCCGCACGATGTTTGAATccctacagggatggggacttcgCCAcggccctgagcagcctctgccaatgttTGACAACTCTTTtggtaaaggaatttttcctaatatccaacatAAACCTCCCTTGACGCAACTTAAAGGCCGTtttctctcatcccatcccttgtcacctgggagaagagaccagcacccgcctcaccacagcctcctttccgggagctacagagggtgatgaggtctcccctcagcctcctcttctccaagctatAAACAGCCACAGtgtccctcagccgctcctaGAACCCCTgcgctccagacccttccccagctctgttccccttctctggacacgcttcagtccctcaatgcctttcttggagtgaggggcccaaaactaaacacgGGATTCGAGCAGGgacaatccctgccctgcttctgctggccacaACATGGCTGACCCAAGCCAGGTGCTGTTcgccacctgggccactgctggcttgtgttcagctgctgttgaacAACAGCTCTATTTGTACCCAGTGCAAGAATTTATTGCTCTTCCTCCTTGAAGCACAGACCCATTAACATATACAAATCATGGATGTCTGCCCTAAGAGTACGGGCAGCAAATAACCGAcatgaataataaaaatgtgacaGAAACTAAATTTAGAGGCGAGTGGCTACTGAGGGATTCACGTAGATGAAAAACAAGGTTGGAAGATTCATCTGAaacactgaatcatagaatcatagaatggtttgagttggaagggaccttaaagatcaaccagttccgACCCCCTTGTGATGTGCAGGGACActttcccactggatcaggctacTCATAGCCTCATACgccctggccttgaacacttccaaggatagggcagccacaacttgcctaggcaacctgtaccagttcctcactaccctcactgtgaagaatttcctccttatgtccggtctaaatcttcccctctccaattaaaagccattgcccctagtcctaccGCTACACGCTTTTGTAAAAAAgtctttccccagctttcttgtaggcccccttcaggtaccggaaggaGTAGTAATGCTTTACTCCTGGCTTCCTGAGATCTTTCTGGAAGCAGTAGtctccttcttttcttgctcGTCCTACTAAAGTTTTTGGGGTCGTTCCCACTGTGTTATATTGGTGTCTATAGCCAAGGATCTGGCTTTTGAAGcttcctttgaaaatgcttaaatgaattaattgagaaattaagatattttttgttttcagacagaaaagttACAGTTTGTGCTTTTGTACCTGGGGGGCAGGGGGATTTGTATCCCATTTGGAAAGCGCATGCAATAAGAAGCAGGGGAGTCTCtcatccctctcctccatgTGCTTTGCTTCCAAGTGCTGTGGCAGTGTGCTAGACCCCActtaggaaagggaaagggcTTTGCCTGTCAAGCTCTCTATTCTGCTAAAAAACAGGAGTGAATTATTCAGCCATGGTGTCCGAGTGCCCAGGTCTATCCcgcctttctcttcttttccaatGGTACAGGTCAGCTCAATTACCAAGCGGCTTCCCCAGATGAAGGGGCCCTGGTTATGGCAGCCAGAAACTTCGGTTACGTTTTTCTTTCACGAACACAAGATACCATCACTATCAGTGAAATGGGGATCGAGAGAACGTATGATGTCCTGGCTATCTTGGATTTCAACAGCGACAGGAAACGGATGTCAGTCATCGGTAAGCTGACCACATACAGCCTTCGTGATAAAGGTCGCTTATGTTTCACAGATGAAAAGCTAACTGCAAGGGAAGCTTGAGCCAAGGATTACAAGTGCGTAGCACACACTCCTGTGATAGATTTTAATCCACACAGCTCTGTATAGCAAAAGGTGGGCTTTGTAACGAGGTGCAGATATGTCTCTTGGATAGCCCTGGTGCTCAGACCTGGACTCTCCTGCAGGAAATCTTGGATCCCTTCAGCAGAAACGCTGCAAAGGTGATTTATTCCCTTTTTGTCCAGAGTACAAACACTCTGTATGTTCACCTAGCTATCGGAATGCTGGGTTTGCAGGCTGAGGTGTGAACAGCTCTGTAGTTTTGATTGTAACCATCTTTAAAGAAGTCATTCATGAAGCAGTTCAAGATCTCTTTGGCTTAAGGCTGTAATTCTGGTGCATCGTATCCCTAGTATctctctgcccagctcctgTGGGCGAGATGTTAATGTTGTATGAACCATTATCAAAAACGTTACCTTGGGATATTTTAAATACCCTCTCCTGCcatgaaagagaaggggagatgCAGTCATCGACCAAGTTCTTATACTTAATTGAGCAAAATTATAGGTGATGAGGAAGAAACATCATCTTGTAGCTTTGGTACTTAGCAGCAGTAGACTGAAAAATCTAATCAAAAACTATTCTTTTGCTTAAAAGCACCCTAAAGTTTTGTCCCACTTCTCGTATTTTGCTCCACAGTAAGAGAATCATGTGGAAATATCAGGCTGTATTGTAAAGGGGCTGATACAGTGATTCTTCAGCGGTTGCACCCAAAGAATCCAAAGAGAGAAGCTACAGAAGAAGCACTGGATGTACGTTTGTGTTTTATATGCCGTTCTTACCTTAAAAATTGCTTATTTCTGACTGTAATCtaattttattagttttcttttcctaagcTATTAAAATAGATGCAAGCCTAGAGTTGGTTCTACAAGTCATCGCAAACCTCAGAAATAACCAAAGCATGTTCTTACAGATGTattaattgtcttttcattagAAGTGAACTTACATTTTGTCTGCGTGCCTTTTTCCATAGTTATCCATAATCCAGATCACTACACTCCATTCTGCTTGTCACCTGTTCGGTCTTCCAGCTCGGACTGTCTTGTAGCTATAACTGAATTTTGGCATTTCTGAAATACGCAGGACTAATTGCAGAGTCAGATTTGCTTTATCAGACTTGGCAAATGTTTATGATCTTAGGAATTATGTTTGGGTTGCAAatgaagagttttgttttgtaggTATTGTGGATTTTACCTGTTTTTCAGATCTTTGCCAGTGAAACCCTTAGGACGCTCTGCTTGTGCTACAGAGACATCAGTCACGAGGAGTTTGAAGCGTGGAATAAGAAGTTTGTGGAGGCCAGTGTAGCTACGATGAATCGTGATGAAGCTCTGGACAAAGTATAtgaggaaatagaaaaaaacttgATTGTAAGTTAAGCTTTAACTTTTTAGTGTGCTCTTCTTCTTTTATAAGAATAAACAgatctttttgaaaataaatttatattattatttatatgcAAGAGCTCATCTTTACTGAATTCTCAGCTTGAACTGTACCTTGGCTCAAAGCCATATCTGGGACAGTTTAATTCCCTACTTAAAATGGATCTATTTTTGGTGGGTGTTTATCCTACTAAAAGCCTGTAATTCAAATATCTTCCAGCTGCTTGGTGCGACAGCTATTGAAGACAAGCTACAGGATGGAGTTCCAGAAACTATTTCCAGGCTTTCTAAAGCAGACATTAAAATCTGGGTGCTTACCGGTGACAAAAAAGGTGAGTTTGCTTGCAGCCAAAGAACTAACAATACCGGTGTGAGGGCTTGGAGATAAACTGGGGCAAATCGACTACAAATAAGGTACATCTCGTAGGAAATACAATTCCCTGCAGTTAGCTTTAAGTCCATCGCCCCACAGTTGTCGTTTGACAAATAATTAGCGAGCatttccccagcttttctgcgCTATGGATAATTTCATTTCCTGCTCATCCACATTGCGGTAAGGAAAGGGAACTTCTCATACTGAAACATAACTTCAGAACTTGCTGAAAGGGACCTCAGATGCTTCTGGCTGTCAGCAGTTACTCGGGACAGAACTGTaaatactttcctcttttatttttttattgtagaaactgctgaaaatatTGGTTTTTCTTGTGAACTCTTAACAGACGAAACAAAAATCTGCTACGGAGAAGACATCAGGCAAGTGAAAAGCACAGAGGATTGCTTTTGTGGGAATTGAAGCATCGGTTTTTAAAGTTACCCCAGTAGTCTAGGTCCACAGCTGCTGCCATTGCATTTGTCCTCTAGTTCGGACAAGCCTGGAGCCTGCCTGGAGCGGGCTAAGTGGATCTCTCcgtatcatagtatcatagtatagttagggttggaagggaccttaaagatcatctagttccaaccaccctgccgtgggcagggacatcccattaaacgaggctgcccaaggccacatccaacctggcctcgaatacctccagggatggggcagccacaacctccctgggcaacctgttcgagtgtctcaccgctctcatggtgaagaaattcttcctaatgtccaatctaaatctgcccctctccagtttatacccattcccgctggtcctattcccacaagcctttatgaatagcccctctccagctttcctgtaggcccttcgggtactggaaggtcgctataagatctcctctgagccttctcttctccaggctgatcaggcccaacgctctcagcctgtcctcgtagggaaggtgcttcagccctccaatcatctttgtagccttcctctggacccgttccaacagctccatatccttcttacgttgaggattccagaactggacacagtattccagatctccatctggactttgagccattgaccactactctctgaatacgaccatccaaccagtttcttacccaccttaccgtccacccattaaatccatctctctccaaattagggagaagaatgttgtgggggaccgtgtcaaagcgtgtcaaaggctttacagaagtctagatagatcgCATCCATCGGTTTAtccgtgtccactgctgcgaTTACACCATTGTAGAAAGCCACCAAATTGGTCAGACgggacttgcccttggtgaagccatgctggctgccataTCTGTAGTCCAGATAGTGAGTAGCTGCCAGGCTTTGCCTCTCCCCGCCTGTCCCTGAGCTCTAGCGTTGCCGCACTGCTCTTTCACTCCATCCCTGTGTGCAGTACAGACCCATGCCACAAATGCACGATGGATCACCAGGTATTCGGCGCACAGTCACAAAGGGTTTGTCAAAATGGTTAGACCCAATAGAAAACAGCTCAGGGCTGGGAGAAGAACTGGGGCCTTGTAACAGCATCACAACTCTTCCTGactcattttttcctatttgcaaAATAGCAAGGACATCAAAACAGTGGGACCCTTTTTTCTAGCACTGCTTAGGACATCACCTGATAGCACAAAAAGTCCCTGCAGCGTatactgcatttctttcttgcagaCTTCCAGTCTGGAACTGACCTGTCTTAAAGTTTATCCTCGATTTTTCTGTAATAGTATCCACCTCTCTTTCCAGTGCTCTTCTTCAAACTAGGCTGGAAAACcagaggaacagagctggcTCAAGTCCACTTTCCAGGAACGAGCCCTTCTTCCAGGGTAGCCAAGATCGGGCTTTGATCATCACTGGGTCCTGGTTGGTAGGTACAAAAGATGTTCTCCCTTGTATGTGAGATCCCGGAGGTACTACCAACTCACAGAGGACTCCGTTTGTTTGTCTGCTTTGCTAAAGCGATCCGTGACAGTTGTGTGACCACTGCGTGACACATCTGTTTGATGTTTATGTTCGGAAATACTTGTGAGTTTGAAGGTTGAAAATAATGCTCCATAAAGTAAGGAATGTTTTGGGCCTTCAAATCACCATGGTAGGTGCCATAAAAGTAAAGCCACGGCTCCACAAAAGCACGTTTATTCTTCACGAGGATTCTGGTCTAATGGGAAAAATGAAGTGACTGCCAGCACTACAGGATGTATGGATTCAGTGACTGCCAGCACTACAGGATGCGTGGCTTCAGTACAGACACAGAAATCGTGCTTGAAATCAGAGGAGAGAGTGAAAGGAGGGAAGCAAAAGACACGTTTCCCGCTTGGTCCTGCAGTCCAGGGCCTGCATAGAtgctcagaaagcagaaaagggcTGACCGGTAGCGATGCAGTGGGTGCTGCCCACCCTGCTGGCAGGCTGCTCTTGCAGACACCCACAAATGAGAAGGCCCAATGCATGACCAGGGGCTCTCAGCCGCGTCTCAGGGTTCCAGCCCCACACCTTTACCTGCAATAAAGAAGCATAAACCTGTGTCTAAGGCACGGAAAGCAGGCTGAGGTTCTTCTCGGTCATCTAGTGAGAGCATCAGATCAAATTGCAGGTCTCCGATAtcttctgctccagctgaaCTGCTCCAGGGCATTCACGGGTCACTTCCATGTGTGTTGGGCCTAGCCATGCCTCCTTTAGGAGAGAGGGAAGTTTAAATACTGGGATGTTTTCAAAAGGGAATTAGTTCCCAtcagaagaaatattcctttgaaCTCTGCAAGAAGTGCTACGGTGCTAAATACCGGCATTTCACTTCTGTTAAACTCACCAAGTAGATTCTCTTCGTTGATTCTGtagctttttgtttccttctccacaCAAGCATTTATGGAAATGCTATAAAAGGGTGATGGGAGCACGATGATGTTCTGTGTGTTGTAGAGGGAGCGCTTGGAGTGTAGAAGGgaacatgaaatatttctgttacgCAGAATGAAATCCtgctagagaagaaaaagaagaaaaagaaacttaaacTCAAATTCCCCAGAAcagtggaagaagagaagaagcagatggagaagaaaagaagggctGAGGCAtacaaagaacagcagcagcagaattttgTTAATCTGGCCTGCGAGTGCCGCGCTGTGATCTGCTGCCGAGTGACCCCGAAGCAGAAAGCCATGGTAGTGGAGCTCGTGAAGAAGTACAAGAAAGCCATAACTCTGGCTATTGGGGATGGCGCCAATGACGTCAACATGATTAAAAGTAAGGCAGTTGTACAGCTTCTGTCATTGCAAAGATCTCTTCTGGGCGCTCTTCAGCAGTCTCTTCACTGTCATTCCTTGTTCCGAAGACTCTACCATCTGTTTCCTTACCCGCGTTAACGTTGCTTGTGTTTTGTCAGCTTCTCTGCCTGTGCTTTCCCTGTTGACGAAGCCCTCTATGAAATGGTTAGTGGGGTTTGCTGGTGCATTTTAGCTTTTTCTGTCCATGTTCCCAGAGAAGGGGCTTAAATAACATCTATGATCATGTTGTGAGTTACAAAAGTGTGATATAAAGAACAGGGCAATAGCTTGGCTAGCCCTTGCTTGGAAGCATTACCTGTGCtgtattcacagaatcatgaaatcattaaggttgggtATGCCCTCTCGGCTCATCcggtccaaccatcagcccaaccccaccgcaCCTGctgaaccctgtccccaagtgccatggccacacaatttgaacccttccaggaatggggactccatgactgccctgggcagcctctgccagtgcttcaccactct belongs to Cuculus canorus isolate bCucCan1 chromosome Z, bCucCan1.pri, whole genome shotgun sequence and includes:
- the ATP8B1 gene encoding phospholipid-transporting ATPase IC isoform X1, whose product is MATPCVPSDLCRAGASSMILEGDSETTFDEDSQPNDEVVPYSDDETEDELDSRQPAVEPEQNRINGDTEGSCEPLKKDCIWQVKVNDHRFYEQPRFKRTIFLCFKKSKYAGNAIRTYKYNPITFLPLNLFEQFKRAANSYFLVLLILQSIPQISTLAWYTTLVPLLLVLGITAVKDLVDDIARHRMDNEVNNRTCEVIRDGRFKNTKWKDIKVGDIIRLTKNTFVPADILLLSSSEPNSLCYVETAELDGETNLKFKMALEVTHRYLQEESAVAAFNGLIECEEPNNRLDKFAGTLFWRNMSYPLDADKILLRGCKIRNTDFCHGVVVFAGADTKIMKNSGKTKFKRTKIDSLLNYMVYTIIVLLILLSAGLAIGHTYWEQQIGNSSWYLYDGEDFSPPYRGFLNFWGYVIVLNTMVPISLYVSVEVIRLGQSYFINWDLQMYYPEKDTTAKARTTTLNEQLGQIHYIFSDKTGTLTQNIMTFKKCCINGQRYGDCRDGAGQLQGYPEQVDFSWNTYADGKFSFCDHYLIEQIKSGKEPEIQKFLFLLAVCHTVMVDASDGQLNYQAASPDEGALVMAARNFGYVFLSRTQDTITISEMGIERTYDVLAILDFNSDRKRMSVIVRESCGNIRLYCKGADTVILQRLHPKNPKREATEEALDIFASETLRTLCLCYRDISHEEFEAWNKKFVEASVATMNRDEALDKVYEEIEKNLILLGATAIEDKLQDGVPETISRLSKADIKIWVLTGDKKETAENIGFSCELLTDETKICYGEDISALLQTRLENQRNRAGSSPLSRNEPFFQGSQDRALIITGSWLNEILLEKKKKKKKLKLKFPRTVEEEKKQMEKKRRAEAYKEQQQQNFVNLACECRAVICCRVTPKQKAMVVELVKKYKKAITLAIGDGANDVNMIKTAHIGVGISGQEGMQAVMSSDYSFGQFRYLQRLLLVHGRWSYIRMCKFLRYFFYKNFAFTLVHIWYSFFNGFSAQTAYEDWFITLYNVLYSSLPVLLVGLLDQDVSDKLSLRFPSLYISGQKDLLFNYKKFFISLLHGAVTSLIIFFIPYGAYLKTMGQDGEAPSDYQSFAVTVASSLIFVVNFQIGLDTSYWTFVNAFSVFGSIALYFGITFDFHSAGIHILFPSAFQFTGTAPNALRQPYLWLTMILSIAVCLLPVVAWRFLSTTIWPLASDQVQKNRKKYLVEEQQWKRRQSAFHRGISGRRSAYAFSHQRGYADLIASGRSIRKKRAPLDAVLGSSAAEVRGAGGTS
- the ATP8B1 gene encoding phospholipid-transporting ATPase IC isoform X2; the encoded protein is MILEGDSETTFDEDSQPNDEVVPYSDDETEDELDSRQPAVEPEQNRINGDTEGSCEPLKKDCIWQVKVNDHRFYEQPRFKRTIFLCFKKSKYAGNAIRTYKYNPITFLPLNLFEQFKRAANSYFLVLLILQSIPQISTLAWYTTLVPLLLVLGITAVKDLVDDIARHRMDNEVNNRTCEVIRDGRFKNTKWKDIKVGDIIRLTKNTFVPADILLLSSSEPNSLCYVETAELDGETNLKFKMALEVTHRYLQEESAVAAFNGLIECEEPNNRLDKFAGTLFWRNMSYPLDADKILLRGCKIRNTDFCHGVVVFAGADTKIMKNSGKTKFKRTKIDSLLNYMVYTIIVLLILLSAGLAIGHTYWEQQIGNSSWYLYDGEDFSPPYRGFLNFWGYVIVLNTMVPISLYVSVEVIRLGQSYFINWDLQMYYPEKDTTAKARTTTLNEQLGQIHYIFSDKTGTLTQNIMTFKKCCINGQRYGDCRDGAGQLQGYPEQVDFSWNTYADGKFSFCDHYLIEQIKSGKEPEIQKFLFLLAVCHTVMVDASDGQLNYQAASPDEGALVMAARNFGYVFLSRTQDTITISEMGIERTYDVLAILDFNSDRKRMSVIVRESCGNIRLYCKGADTVILQRLHPKNPKREATEEALDIFASETLRTLCLCYRDISHEEFEAWNKKFVEASVATMNRDEALDKVYEEIEKNLILLGATAIEDKLQDGVPETISRLSKADIKIWVLTGDKKETAENIGFSCELLTDETKICYGEDISALLQTRLENQRNRAGSSPLSRNEPFFQGSQDRALIITGSWLNEILLEKKKKKKKLKLKFPRTVEEEKKQMEKKRRAEAYKEQQQQNFVNLACECRAVICCRVTPKQKAMVVELVKKYKKAITLAIGDGANDVNMIKTAHIGVGISGQEGMQAVMSSDYSFGQFRYLQRLLLVHGRWSYIRMCKFLRYFFYKNFAFTLVHIWYSFFNGFSAQTAYEDWFITLYNVLYSSLPVLLVGLLDQDVSDKLSLRFPSLYISGQKDLLFNYKKFFISLLHGAVTSLIIFFIPYGAYLKTMGQDGEAPSDYQSFAVTVASSLIFVVNFQIGLDTSYWTFVNAFSVFGSIALYFGITFDFHSAGIHILFPSAFQFTGTAPNALRQPYLWLTMILSIAVCLLPVVAWRFLSTTIWPLASDQVQKNRKKYLVEEQQWKRRQSAFHRGISGRRSAYAFSHQRGYADLIASGRSIRKKRAPLDAVLGSSAAEVRGAGGTS